The Triticum aestivum cultivar Chinese Spring chromosome 7B, IWGSC CS RefSeq v2.1, whole genome shotgun sequence genome window below encodes:
- the LOC123162074 gene encoding NADPH-dependent aldo-keto reductase, chloroplastic-like: MATYFTLNTGARIPSVGLGTYKSGPGAVAGAVTAAVKAGYRHIDCAPLYKNEKEIGVALNKLFDDDGVRRQDLFITSKIWCSDLAPEDVPSAIDATLNDLQLDYLDLHLIHWPFQIRKGSELSPDNFVELDMPETWRAMEKLYDSGKARAIGVSNFSTKKLADLLAVARVPPAVDQVECHPGWQQAKLRAFCHTNGVHFSAYAPLGRMKVVADNPVVTSIAESLGRTPAQIVLRWGIQQGQSVLPKTTNESRLKENIDLFGWSIPDELCDKFSKIEQVKRIRNESLVDSQSIYKTIDELWDGEI; the protein is encoded by the exons atggccacCTACTTCACGCTCAACACTGGGGCACGTATCCCCTCGGTAGGCCTCGGCACCTACAAGTCCGGCCCCGGCGCCGTCGCCGGCGCTGTCACGGCCGCCGTCAAG GCCGGGTACCGGCACATCGACTGCGCGCCGCTGTACAAGAACGAGAAGGAG ATTGGCGTCGCGTTGAACAAGCTCTTCGACGACGACGGCGTCAGACGACAGGACCTCTTCATCACTTCGAAAATATG GTGCAGCGATCTCGCGCCCGAAGACGTTCCGTCGGCAATCGACGCCACTCTGAATGATCTGCAGCTGGATTATCTTGACCTGCACCTG ATTCACTGGCCCTTTCAGATAAGGAAAGGCAGTGAGCTGAGCCCTGATAACTTTGTCGAGCTCGATATGCCCGAGACCTGGCGGGCAATGGAGAAGCTGTACGATTCAGGCAAGGCCCGCGCAATAGGTGTGAGCAATTTTTCGACCAAGAAGCTGGCCGATCTGCTTGCCGTGGCCCGTGTTCCTCCGGCTGTTGATCAGGTGGAGTGCCACCCTGGTTGGCAGCAGGCCAAGCTCAGAGCATTCTGCCACACCAATGGAGTTCATTTCTCT GCGTACGCGCCGCTAGGCAGGATGAAAGTCGTCGCGGATAACCCGGTGGTGACATCGATAGCAGAGAGCTTGGGGAGAACCCCGGCACAGATCGTTCTGCGATGGGGTATCCAGCAGGGTCAGAGCGTGCTTCCGAAAACTACCAATGAGTCGAGGTTGAAGGAGAACATTGACCTGTTTGGCTGGTCCATTCCTGACGAACTGTGTGACAAGTTTTCTAAAATTGAACAG GTTAAGCGAATCAGGAACGAATCATTGGTGGACTCTCAGAGTATTTACAAAACAATTGACGAGCTCTGGGATGGTGAGATATAA